One region of Coregonus clupeaformis isolate EN_2021a chromosome 31, ASM2061545v1, whole genome shotgun sequence genomic DNA includes:
- the LOC121547192 gene encoding leucine-rich repeat-containing protein 4B-like, whose product MHVVMVTSPSTPSPLLWLVQLLLWLHHHGPQLTEAVPPCPNPCSCSNQASRVICTRKSLEDVPDSISVNTRYLNLQENTIQVIKSDTFKHLRHLEILQLSKNHIRQIEVGAFNGLPNLNTLELFDNRLTLVPSQAFEYLSKLRELWLRNNPIETLPAYAFHRVPSLRRLDLGELRKLDYISEAAFEGLVNLRFLNLGMCGLKDIPNLTPLVRLEELELSGNQLGLVRPGSFQGLVSLRKLWLMHSKVTVIERNAFDDLKNLEELNLSHNSLHSLPHDLFTPLHQLERVHLNHNPWVCNCDVLWLSWWLKETVPSNTTCCARCHAPPVLKGRYIGELDQSHFTCYAPVIVEPPTDLNVTEGMAAELKCRTGTSMTSVNWLTPNGTLMTHGSYRVRISVLHDGTLNFTNVTVQDTGQYTCMVTNSAGNTTATAVLNVSSSDSSNPYSFFTTVTVETVETNNGEDAGRQYINETYVPPDYLGPTFSGGVLGKGRAGFTISPSRSSLSSFSPRATRNTENTVTVSIMDVTNITGLDDVMKTTKIIIGCFVAITFMAAVMLVVFYKLRKQHQLHKHHGPTRAIEIINVEDEIGAGAGSGISGGSTMQSGCGGDGTLRMHHPEIVNLPNFGRSEHLNHYYKANHFNNNVMGLSIGTGAGVGTLSNKNNPSPLNQQGQDIPISCTQVPISSATFQTMSGNGTNTNPLSVSPPLPMSLPMPPMGLHGSIKGFMVQNQNPQMEPLLFKGNSKENVQETQI is encoded by the exons ATGCATGTTGTCATGGTGACcagcccctccaccccctcccccctcctctggtTGGTCCAGCTTTTGCTGTGGCTTCACCACCATGGACCTCAGCTGACAGAGGCCGTGCCCCCATGTCCCAACCCCTGTAGCTGCTCCAATCAGGCAAGCCGAGTCATCTGTACAAGGAAGAGTTTAGAGGACGTACCGGACAGTATTTCTGTGAACACAAGATACCTCAACTTACAAGAGAACACGATTCAG GTGATAAAGTCAGACACGTTCAAGCACCTGCGGCATTTGGAAATACTGCAGCTCTCCAAGAACCACATCCGACAAATTGAGGTGGGCGCGTTCAATGGCCTGCCAAACCTCAACACCCTGGAGCTCTTTGACAATCGCCTCACGCTGGTACCGTCACAGGCCTTTGAGTACCTCAGCAAACTGCGGGAGCTCTGGCTACGGAACAACCCCATCGAGACACTGCCAGCGTACGCCTTTCACCGCGTTCCCTCCCTGCGCCGGCTCGACCTGGGCGAACTCAGGAAGCTGGACTACATCTCCGAGGCCGCCTTTGAGGGCCTGGTCAACTTGCGCTTCCTGAACCTGGGCATGTGCGGCCTGAAGGACATCCCCAACCTCACGCCCTTGGTGAGACTGGAGGAGCTGGAGCTGTCGGGAAACCAACTGGGGCTCGTCAGGCCGGGCTCCTTCCAGGGCCTGGTGTCGCTGCGCAAACTGTGGCTCATGCACTCCAAGGTGACGGTCATTGAGCGCAATGCCTTcgacgacctgaagaacctggAGGAGCTCAACCTGTCCCACAACTCTCTGCATTCGCTGCCCCACGACCTCTTCACTCCACTGCACCAGTTGGAGCGGGTGCACCTCAACCACAACCCCTGGGTGTGCAACTGCGATGTCCTGTGGCTCAGCTGGTGGCTCAAGGAGACGGTGCCCAGTAACACCACATGCTGCGCCCGCTGCCACGCGCCACCAGTCCTGAAGGGCCGGTACATTGGTGAGCTGGACCAGAGCCACTTCACATGCTACGCTCCCGTCATCGTAGAGCCACCCACCGACCTCAATGTCACAGAGGGCATGGCCGCGGAGCTGAAGTGTCGCACTGGCACCTCCATGACGTCTGTCAACTGGctcaccccaaatggcaccctcatGACCCACGGATCGTACCGCGTCAGGATCTCAGTCCTTCATGACGGCACCCTGAATTTCACCAACGTGACTGTGCAGGACACAGGCCAATACACCTGCATGGTGACCAACTCCGCCGGCAACACCACGGCGACTGCAGTGCTCAACGTGTCCTCCTCCGACTCCAGCAACCCCTACAGCTTCTTCACCACTGTCACTGTTGAAACTGTGGAAACAAACAATGGTGAGGATGCTGGGAGGCAGTACATCAACGAAACCTACGTACCGCCAGATTACCTGGGTCCCACTTTTTCAGGAGGGGTACTGGGTAAAGGCAGGGCTGGATTCACCATATCTCcatctcgctcttctctctcctctttctccccgcGAGCCACCAGAAATACTGAAAATACAGTCACAGTGTCGATAATGGACGTCACAAACATCACTGGCCTGGACGACGTGATGAAGACCACCAAGATCATCATCGGCTGCTTTGTGGCCATCACCTTCATGGCAGCCGTGATGCTGGTGGTCTTCTACAAGCTGAGGAAGCAGCACCAGCTGCACAAGCACCATGGCCCCACCCGCGCCATCGAGATCATCAACGTGGAAGACGAGATTGGTGCCGGGGCCGGGAGCGGCATCTCAGGGGGATCGACCATGCAATCCGGGTGCGGAGGAGACGGAACATTGAGAATGCATCACCCGGAAATAGTCAACCTTCCCAACTTCGGGCGATCAGAGCATCTTAACCATTACTACAAGGCCAATCATTTCAACAACAACGTGATGGGTCTGAGCATTGGGACAGGGGCAGGAGTCGGTACTCTAAGCAACAAGAACAATCCGTCTCCACTTAACCAGCAAGGCCAGGATATCCCGATCTCCTGTACACAGGTCCCAATCTCCTCAGCCACTTTCCAGACCATGTCTGGAAACGGCACCAACACCAACCCTCTTTCTGTTTCCCCACCTCTGCCAATGTCCCTCCCCATGCCCCCCATGGGATTACACGGATCGATCAAGGGTTTCATGGTCCAGAACCAGAATCCACAAATGGAGCCTCTTCTGTTCAAGGGAAACTCAAAGGAAAACGTTCAAGAGACTCAAATTTGA